TCACCGATGTCCGTGGAGTGCGACCTCGGTTCAAGGCCGAGTTTCACCGGCTTTTTGCGCTATGCATCAAGTCCATTCGCGGGTGGCCAGAGGAGGTCTTCAGCCAGCGCAAGGGAGGTGAGCACGAACCTCTGACAGAAGAAGCTCTCGTGGAGGACCTCGCCTACCTCATCGCCAATCCCGTCGCGGCTCTCGCAGTGCGACATGCAGACGAGTGGCCCGGCGCGAAGACAGTTTCGGCCGACATTGGCAATCGAGTGATTCGCGCCACGCGACCCGACGTCTACTTTCGCCGGACAAGCGGGCAGTGGCCCGACATCCTCGAGCTACGGCTCACCATGCCCCGACTGCTCGAAGAACGGTTTGGTGCCGAGGGTGCGCGTCAGCGAATTGCCGCCCGCGTTCGCGAAAAGGAACTGGCTGCGCTTGGCCACTCGCACGCCTCTAGAACCCCGTTTCGGGGTCTCCAAGCGGTGCTGCGCACCCCGCACACCGCCCGAGCTAGTGAACACGAGATCGCAGGTAGGGCGAATCCGCGATTCCGAGCGGCGGGTGACCGCCAGGCTGCGCGTCGGAAGCTACAAGAACTGCGCCGTTTCGATACCGAGTACAAACGCGCGTTCGCGGAGTGGCGCAGCGGGAACCGGAACGCGGTTTTCCCGCACGGGACTTGGTGGATGCGCGTTCACCACCGGGCGCGCTGCTGGCCTCCACCGTAGGAGCCGCCTCGTTCGCAGTTCCGCATGAATGGGAGGGGCGGGCCGGTCCCGGCAGTCGTCACTCGCTCCCTAACCTGAAGGTGGGCCCTGGGTTGGCCGCTAGGCGTGAACCACGGAACCAGCCTGTGCCGGCTTCCCACCGGCGCTGACTGCGTGGGCGCGAACCCAGCACGAGTCGTTTCAACCAGGGTCGTTTCAACCCGGGTCGTTTCAACCAGGGTCGTTTCAACCAGGGTCGTTTCAACCAGGGTCGTTCAAGGGCGGATGCACAAAACGCGAACGCCGACGCGATGGGCGTCGGCGTTCTCACTTTGGTTGCTGGTAGGAGGCGTTTGCCCCCCGCTCCCAGTGAAGGAGCGGGGGAGCGTGTCGCTTCACGCGCTTACGGACGAACCGGGAGCGTCGTGGGCGGGTTGCCGGTGAGCGCTACGACGGAGTCGAACACCAACTGCTTGGTGTAGCGCGGGTTGTGGATACCGAGCGCACTGCCGCGGGCAATCAGCAGGTAGTTGTACAGCGCGCCGGCCTCGTCCCCGGCCAGGCCGTTACAGCTGCCGCCGGGACGCGGCTCGTCGTGGGCGAACTCGTCATCCGTTTCCTGCGATGCGGACAGGGCGTTGTAGGGCGACGCCTCGTCGCGGGTCAAGCAGCCCTTGGCGTTGAGGGCCTTGCGCAGGTCGATGATGTTGGCAGTGAGACCACCCACGGCACCGTTGACATTGAAGTCGGTCGCACCCGTGTGGCAACCCGTTGCGTTGCAGGCGGAGACCTGCGGGTAGAACGAGTGGTTGCCGATGTTCTGGTTGTTGGCCATCTTCGGCATGTGACAGGTGACACAGCCATTGGGGTTGGCGGTCGGGTTGCCGTGGGTCGAGCTGTTGTAGGTCTTCCCGCTGTAGTGATAGCCACCCTTGGCCGTGAAGATCTCTGCCTGCGGACCGATGTGCGGGCCCCAGTGCACGCTGGTGATGTTGGTGCTGGCGCCGATGTAGTTGGTGACGTCCTTGCGGGACTTGTGGCACCACATGCAAGCGTTGCCCAAACCGAAGGCGCCGGCCGCCGTACCGTCGGAGGTACCCACCGCCGAGCTCTTCTCGAGATAGACCTCATCCGTTGCACCAACGGGGGCGCGTAGCGGGAAGGTGCCCGCCGTCCAGACCGCGCCGGTGGCGTGCGGGTCGTTGCCCGTACCGTCATGGCAAGTGTTGCATCCGACCTGGGCCACCGTGGCTTGACCAGCGTAGCTGGACTCGGTGATGCCGTTGTCGGTGCTCTTCTTGTAGTTGATCTGACCCTTGGTCCCGTTCGTGGGACCCGTGGTGCCGGTCACGACGAAGTTGCCGGCGACGCGCTGCTCAATGGCATCCACTGCGTGGCAGTTGCCGCAGGTGCGCTCGCCCGTCCAGGTCTCGACCTCTTCGCCGCCCAGGTTCGCCGCGTAGACGGCGAAGTGGGTGCTGGTCTTCCACTGCTCGACGATGCCCGTGAAGCCGTGGCAGGGCGAGAGGCATCCGGCCGTCAGGCCGCCTTCGACAGTACCGCCATCAGCGCCACCACCAGGGTCGCCTTTGTCGCCCTTGTCGCCTTTGTCGCCCGGATCGCCTTTGGCGCCAGGATCGCCCTTGTCGCCTTGGGCGCCGGTTGCCCCGGTCTTACCGTCAGCACCGTCGCTTCCACCGCACGCCCCAAGGGTCGCAATCAAAGTTCCGATTCCCAAGAATATCCAACCCGTTTTCATGGCAGTTAACCTCCACCGCTTTGAGCCAGTCGTCGCGCCTCATGCAAGAGCGATGACAAGGGTTCACGGGAGGCTTATACCTCGCGTTTGGTCGACACAAAGAGCGAAATATCTGCGTAAAGTGTCGATTTTCCGAGAGATTGCGTGCAGTCCGTGCGGGTCAAGATTTTGACTTCGCGCAACCGGTGCGGAACGTTTGGGGGTCGCCGCAAGGAGCGCGCACTCCTTCCGCCGCGCTCCCAGTGAGCCTTCGCCTTGATGCTTCCGCATCAGGGGGAGGGATCGGCGCAGCCCAGTGCAAATGCCGCTGAAATTTGGGCTGGACTCCCCCGCGCATGGGATAGCTGCGTCCGAGGCACGCGGCTTGCTCGCGCGCATCCGTCATGGCGGCTGGTCTCCCGAATTTCGGCTCAATACGCGTCGGAGAGACGTGCGCCGAGGGCGACATTGCCGCTGGCGCTCATGAGGGGGCTAGCAACTGCCGGTCATCATCGGTGGTGAAGGTCCAACGGTGACGGCAAGCCCACCAGAATCCCAGGAAGTCCCCTCCCCTAGCCCGCCTCCTCCCGCCCGCCCGTGGTGGAAGCAGCCGGCATACTGGGTGTTCGGTCTGCTCGCGGTCATCACGATCAGCGGAGGCGTCGGCGCTTGGAAGGTGGATCGAGTCGCGAAGGACCCGCATTTCTGTGAGTCCTGCCACCAAGGCTCGGTGGACGAATCCCACGATAGCGCGCACAAGAATCAGGCTTGCACCGACTGTCACCAGAGCCGCTACACCGAGAACGTCCGTCAGTACGCCAAGGGCCTGTACTCATCGGAGGCGACCCCCCACGGCAAGTTCAAGCCCGGCAGCTGCAAGGCGTGTCACATCAAGGGCAGCAGCGAGGCATGGCACATCGCGCGTACGAACGGGCACCGCGATCACGTGCTCAAGATCGAGAAGCCCCTCGATTGCACCGAGTGCCACACCTGGAAGGCGCACGACACTGAACCCAAGCCCGACGCCTGCGCCAAGTGCCACGACGAGATCTCCATCAATGGCGAGCACGCCATGGAGGGCAAGAAGGAGAAGATCAGCTGCCTGTCCTGCCACAACTATCTGGCCAAGGTGGGCGGTGGCGCCCAAACGCCATCCCACGACTGCCGTCGCTGCCACGGCGGTGTGAAGAGCGACGAACGGAGCGACCGCTTTGCCACGGTGATCAAAGCCAAGGCCGTTCCTGCCAGCATGATCCACGGCAGCTTGAAGACTTGCAGCCTGTGCCACACGCCCCACGCCAAGACTGCAGAAAAGCGCCTTCCCGGCACGAAATGCACGCGCTGCCATGTGAAGACCAACGAGGAACTGCACGCCAAGCGCAGACCCGAGGAGTTCAACTGCGACTCCTGCCACACGGCGCATAGCCCTCGCAAAGAGCTCGTTGGCGTCTGCAGCAAGTGCCACGAAGC
The nucleotide sequence above comes from Polyangiaceae bacterium. Encoded proteins:
- a CDS encoding transposase, coding for MTRRHIVKEGSVWAIDRRCTQRYFLFTPDEAGRVAEAFWYCLAHASIKHGIEVHAALLMSTHIHLVVTDVRGVRPRFKAEFHRLFALCIKSIRGWPEEVFSQRKGGEHEPLTEEALVEDLAYLIANPVAALAVRHADEWPGAKTVSADIGNRVIRATRPDVYFRRTSGQWPDILELRLTMPRLLEERFGAEGARQRIAARVREKELAALGHSHASRTPFRGLQAVLRTPHTARASEHEIAGRANPRFRAAGDRQAARRKLQELRRFDTEYKRAFAEWRSGNRNAVFPHGTWWMRVHHRARCWPPP